TCCCTCTAAAGGTTAGTATTTGCCACTCAAATCCTTTGTAATCACTTTGGTAGTCTACAAGGAACAGCAATGAATGCAagatatttttcaagaaaagttATTGTGAAAAATAgccaaggaaaaatattttctgttagaAATGAAATTACCGCATTAGAGACTCTGGctaagcaatatttttaaaaaatgaattcataaaaAGCAATATGCAGTACTACATAGGTATCTTCCAGTGGTTGAAAGTAATTGCTCCAGaagcaaacaggaaaaaatttaaatagctattTTAAAAGGAGCCACTGAATGGATTCTCAGCTTAAAACTGTCTGTACCACTATAGTATAGATGTTTAAGATTTCTTCTCAACAGTGTGCTTCATCTCGAAAAACACACATAAACTATTCTATAgatattttttcaataataaatattttgtgaaaaaatgaCCAGATTAAGAGCTTCTCCTTTTGACTTCAcccaagttgaaaaaaaaaaaaaaaactcaaaagcaagaatatgtgtatttatgtattctCTCACTCAAAGTTATGTTCAAATATAAAATCAATCTTTAAGAAACTTCTATAGGCAGAAGTTTCTAGAATTTCAAGTCCCACCTGTTTATCCCCTTATTTTCCatctccttccccactccctaTACCCAGTACTCCTTGACAAAGGCTTTTGAGACAATACAAGGCTGAGGTTTGCTTTTCACCTGCTTTCTCTGAGACACCAACACACTGACCATCCTCTTCAAAGATGCCTGGAGTTCTTCTGGATGTCAGTCTCGGGAAGGTTATGGATATAAACCAGCTCTGCATTGCAGGGACCCCCTTCAACACCATTCCCTCCCCCCACTGACTAATTGCAAGAGGGAAGGGGCATCCATGTGTGAAGTTTTTCAAAGAAACTTTAACAGATGTGGTTTAAATTTTAATGCaatgagcatttttattttattgtcaggAAAGACAGACATTCTTACAGCTGATTGCATGCAGGAAAAGCTTTATTAAGTCAAGAAACAGttacactttttaaaactctgtggaatacccaaacattttttaatgacttAGGAACAGCTACCACATCTTTGTGAGCAAGTTCCACTTTCATAATTTTCTGTCCCCAAACCAGTGATAAGctatacaatatttattttttaagttttctttagtACACCGATCTCATAGCAATATTTGAAAGCTGTTGtgaaacacattttttaacaataaacACACAGTGGGAAGATATGAcaagacatttacaaaaattgacaTGTTTACAATTAATACACAATACTAGGGTTACAAGAGGGCTGTAGCatctttcaacatatttttgtattttattctttctaaaaagtttctctttctaaatttatGTTAACGGTCTTATTTTAAATGCATCAtgctccttttttcctcttttctacaaATGCTAAAGCTTTAACAATCTGAATTCTCTTGcctgagagaaataaaagttaacaTACAAGGTACATTTATGGACATCTAGATGTTATAGTCCAATTCACAGCACAATTATCAGTCAGTACAGGTGACAGAAGGACTGGGATTGCTCTGTGTTTTCTGCACGCTACAGGATACCGTCGGCTTTTACCACCCTGCGCTTACATGATGACGCAGTTGCCAAGCAGCTTCTTGGTGTCCTTGGGCTTCTGGGACTTGTTCTGAGGACCCTGGGGGCAGGTGTCAGGCTTCTCCTGGTTCAGCAACACGTGGAACAGCTCTTCCACGTTGACATCCACCTTGGCCGACGTCTCCAGGAAAGCGCAATTCCACTCGAGCGCACGGGCAGCACCATCTCTGAGGGTCAGCTCCCTGTGGAACCTGTCATCTCTCTTGTTGCCCACCAGCACGATAGGGAACTTATGCAGATTGCTGCCTTTGATCTCGCGGATCAGCTCATAGAAGGGCTTCAGCTGCTCCAGGGTTTCCTTCTTGGTGACGGAGTAGACCAGGACGAAGGCATGGCCCCTGGAAATGGCAAGGCGCTGCAGATCTGGGTAGCGGTGGCCGCCAGTGGTGTCGGTGATGTGCAGGGCATCCCTGGCGTGGTTGCAGCCCTGCACCTGGCGATAGGTATCTTCAATGGTGGGCAGGTAGTTGTCTCGGAAAGTGCCGCGCACCCACCTCTGCACCAGCGCACTCTTGCCCACGCCGGCCGGGCCGAGCACCACCACGCGAAAATCTTTGCTCCTCCTGTGGGGCATGAAGGTACGGAAAACAAACAGGGTGGGCAGGGGTCGCAGCCGCTGCATCAACCTTTCCTTGAAGCCAAGGGAAGCGTTGCCCATTTTGGGGAATCGGAGGGGAGACTCCTGCCCAACTTCTCCCGGACTCAGCCGGCAGTAGGAGATGCCTAGgaaggaagagacaggagagatGAGAGTTGGAACCTGCAACCTTGTCAGAGTGTCTGCCTGGCAGCTGGTCCCCTGTGATGCTAAGGGGCGTCCACACACCAGGATGGACATTTCCAGGCACGTGGAGTAGCCTGTTAGGGAGGGCACATGCATTTTCAGGATGGGGTCCCGAGGTGGACTAGGTGCAGGCACCGGCAGGGGCTACAGAGCAGACCCGAAGGTTTGCTTTGTGCGGTAGAGATTGCACGGGTCgagcctctttttctctctccttaaatCATTTAACCCTCATCCCTCAAGAAACACCTGAACCTTCttcccttatctgtaaagtgaagatTTTAAATGGAGAAGCAGAACAGCGGAGGAGAAATACGTGGGGAGCACTCACCAGAGTCGGGGACTGAATGCCAGGTAGGCATTGGAGCGCGCTGCCGCCTCGCTGGTTCAAGCTGGAAGGTCAGGAATGCAGGAGAGCAGGAGGCTGTCTCTGGTAGCCGCGGTGGCAAGGTCTGCAGGCGAGATGCCCAGCACAGTGGAAGGCAGCCCCTGGAGAGGCGGGGCGGCGCCAGCCCTCAGTGCTCGTCACTGCGCAGGTCACCTAGGGCCTGAGGGAGTGGTCTCAGACAGGTCCCCCGCCCCCAGCTCAGCGAGCCAGGCGGACTGCACGAAAAGTGTCCGACGGGACGCTTCTGGGCGTCTTACCTCTGTGTCCCCATGGC
The sequence above is drawn from the Cynocephalus volans isolate mCynVol1 chromosome 8, mCynVol1.pri, whole genome shotgun sequence genome and encodes:
- the LOC134383027 gene encoding GTP-binding protein Di-Ras3-like, translated to MGNASLGFKERLMQRLRPLPTLFVFRTFMPHRRSKDFRVVVLGPAGVGKSALVQRWVRGTFRDNYLPTIEDTYRQVQGCNHARDALHITDTTGGHRYPDLQRLAISRGHAFVLVYSVTKKETLEQLKPFYELIREIKGSNLHKFPIVLVGNKRDDRFHRELTLRDGAARALEWNCAFLETSAKVDVNVEELFHVLLNQEKPDTCPQGPQNKSQKPKDTKKLLGNCVIM